Proteins co-encoded in one Ziziphus jujuba cultivar Dongzao chromosome 9, ASM3175591v1 genomic window:
- the LOC107427503 gene encoding amino acid permease 3, translating to MLSRSRTLPSRIHHGAVEERHDIRHYLQVEAQPKANSEAEAIINPQSNYSKCFDDDGRLKRTGTFWTASSHIITAVIGSGVLSLAWAVAQLGWVTGPTVMLLFAIVSLYTSNLLAQCYRAGDPVTGQRNYTYMDAVKSNLGGKKVVLCGLIQYLNLFGTAIGYTIAASVSMMAIKRSNCFHKSGGKDPCHMSSNGYMITFGISEVIFSQIQDFSHVSWLSIVAAIMSFTYSTVGLSLGIGKVAGNGTIKGSLLGISIGTVTKAGTVTPTQKMWRSMQALGAIAFAYSFSLVLVEIQDTIKSPPAEHKTMKKATLFSVVVTTVFYMLCGCFGYAAFGDDSPGNLLTGFGFYNPYWLLDIANVAIVVHLIGAYQVYCQPLFAFVEKWSAQKWPKRDFITAEYEIPIPLCGVYQFNFFRLVWRTVFVIMTTLIAMLLPFFNDVVGIIGAFGFWPLTVYFPVEMYISQKKIARWSSRWVGLQIISITCLAISIAAAVGSFAGVALDLKTYKPFKTSY from the exons ATGTTGTCCAGGAGTCGAACTCTTCCAAGCAGAATCCACCATGGGGCT GTAGAAGAGCGACATGATATCAGGCACTACTTGCAAGTTGAAGCCCAGCCTAAAGCCAATAGTGAAGCTGAAGCAATAATAAATCCTCAGTCCAACTATTCCAAGTGCTTCGATGATGATGGCCGTCTCAAAAGAACTG GAACATTTTGGACGGCCTCATCGCACATCATCACAGCAGTGATAGGATCAGGAGTGCTATCTCTTGCGTGGGCAGTAGCACAGCTTGGTTGGGTTACAGGACCAACTGTCATGCTCCTTTTTGCCATTGTCAGTCTCTATACTTCTAACCTACTGGCTCAGTGCTACAGGGCAGGTGACCCTGTCACGGGCCAGAGAAATTACACTTACATGGATGCTGTCAAGTCCAACTTAG GAGGAAAAAAAGTGGTGCTATGCGGCTTAATCCAGTACTTGAATCTGTTTGGAACTGCCATTGGCTACACTATTGCAGCATCAGTCAGCATGAT GGCTATAAAAAGATCAAACTGTTTTCATAAAAGTGGAGGCAAAGATCCATGCCATATGTCAAGCAATGGCTACATGATAACATTTGGAATCTcggaagtaatattttctcagaTCCAAGATTTTAGTCATGTATCGTGGCTCTCCATTGTTGCAGCTATTATGTCCTTCACGTACTCCACTGTGGGTCTCAGTCTTGGCATAGGCAAAGTTgcag GAAATGGAACCATCAAAGGAAGCCTGCTGGGTATCAGCATAGGAACAGTAACTAAGGCAGGAACAGTCACTCCAACACAGAAGATGTGGAGGAGTATGCAAGCACTGGGAGCTATTGCCTTTGCATACTCATTTTCCTTGGTCCTTGTTGAAATTCAG GACACAATAAAATCTCCTCCAGCTGAACATAAAACAATGAAGAAGGCAACTTTATTCAGTGTGGTTGTCACTACAGTGTTCTACATGCTCTGTGGATGCTTTGGCTATGCAGCTTTTGGCGATGATTCACCAGGAAACCTCCTGACCGGCTTTGGATTCTACAACCCCTACTGGCTGCTTGACATTGCTAATGTTGCAATTGTTGTTCACCTCATCGGTGCATACCag GTGTACTGCCAGCCATTGTTTGCGTTTGTGGAGAAATGGAGTGCTCAGAAATGGCCAAAAAGGGACTTCATAACGGCGGAATATGAAATACCAATTCCCTTATGCGGCGTCTACCAATTCAACTTCTTCAGGTTGGTATGGAGGACAGTGTTTGTAATTATGACGACCCTCATAGCCATGCTCTTGCCTTTCTTCAATGATGTGGTTGGAATAATTGGAGCTTTTGGATTCTGGCCTCTGACTGTATATTTCCCAGTGGAGATGTACATTTCACAGAAGAAGATTGCGAGATGGAGTAGCAGATGGGTTGGTCTTCAAATAATTAGTATTACTTGTCTTGCTATTTCCATAGCAGCTGCTGTTGGGTCTTTTGCTGGTGTTGCTCTGGATCTTAAAACTTATAAGCCTTTCAAAACTAGTTATTGA
- the LOC107427515 gene encoding protein EARLY-RESPONSIVE TO DEHYDRATION 7, chloroplastic, giving the protein MSESSRKSLYPEVILTNPEAVSLPTSKPTSSSSSSYPSLDMKELAEKLFPDTDDVVSPHPTNLQSSEQVLIKIPGTIVHLIEKENSVELASGDLIIVGLRQGDNIVAVLARVGDEIQWPLAKDEAAVKLDYSHYFFTLRVPVNGSLENDDDNDGISVTDNKDHQCDLLNYGLTIASKGQEGLLKELDRILETYSCFSVQKVKGLEGNWKGLDGSLARETSPEELKSKEKKELIRKSSAAYWSTLAPNVEDYSGSVARLIAAGSGQLIRGILWCGDVTVDRLNWGNEFLKIRMGPCSNSEISPEALKRIKRVKKLTKMSEKVASGILSGVVKVSGFFTSSIVNSTVGKKFFSLLPGEVVLASLDGFSKVCDAVEVAGRNVMSTSSTVTTGLVSQRYGEQAAKLTNEGFDAAGYAIGTAWAVFKIRKALNPKSVIKPTTLAKVAAEANSSKLKAKHKK; this is encoded by the exons ATGTCTGAGTCCTCCCGAAAATCTCTCTACCCAGAAGTCATTCTTACCAACCCAGAAGCTGTTTCTCTTCCCACTTCAAAACCCACTTCTTCTTCGTCGTCCTCATACCCTTCCCTCGACATGAAAGAGCTCGCCGAGAAACTTTTCCCCGATACCGACGATGTCGTTTCGCCGCACCCCACGAATCTCCAATCTTCCGAACAAGTTCTGATCAAGATTCCCGGAACAATAGTCCACCTTATCGAGAAAGAAAACAGCGTCGAGCTCGCTTCCGGCGACCTCATCATAGTCGGACTCCGACAAGGCGATAATATCGTCGCCGTTCTTGCCCGTGTCGGGGATGAGATTCAGTGGCCGTTGGCTAAAGACGAGGCTGCTGTGAAGCTCGACTATTCTCACTATTTCTTCACTCTTCGTGTTCCGGTAAATGGGTCGCTGGAAAATGACGACGATAATGACGGGATCTCGGTCACTGATAATAAGGATCATCAGTGCGATTTGTTGAATTACGGATTGACGATCGCGTCGAAAGGACAAGAGGGTCTGTTGAAGGAATTGGATAGGATTTTGGAAACGTATAGCTGTTTCTCCGTGCAGAAAGTGAAGGGTTTGGAGGGGAATTGGAAGGGACTGGATGGGTCTTTGGCGAGGGAAACTTCACCGGAGGAGTTGAAgtcgaaggagaagaaggagtTGATAAGGAAGAGCTCGGCTGCGTACTGGTCGACTTTGGCTCCGAATGTGGAGGATTACAGTGGAAGTGTGGCGAGGTTGATTGCTGCTGGGTCAGGGCAGCTGATCAGAGGGATTTTGTGGTGCGGTGATGTTACGGTGGATAGGTTGAATTGGGGAAATGAATTCTTGAAGATAAGGATGGGTCCGTGTTCCAATTCGGAGATTAGTCCAGAAGCCTTGAAGAGAATTaaaag GGTTAAGAAGCTAACGAAGATGTCGGAAAAAGTGGCCTCAGGAATCCTTTCTGGGGTTGTCAAAGTATCTGGATTCTTCACAAGTTCAATAGTAAACTCTACGGTGGGCAAGAAGTTCTTTAGCCTCCTGCCTGGAGAAGTTGTCCTTGCTTCCTTGGATGGATTTA GCAAGGTATGTGATGCTGTTGAAGTTGCTGGAAGGAACGTGATGTCAACCTCATCAACGGTGACAACTGGACTTGTTTCACAGAG GTATGGAGAACAAGCAGCAAAGTTGACAAACGAAGGGTTCGATGCAGCAGGGTATGCTATTGGAACTGCATGGGCCGTGTTCAAAATAAGAAAGGCTCTCAACCCGAAGAGTGTCATTAAACCTACAACTTTAGCCAAAGTTGCTGCGGAAGCAAATTCTTCCAAGTTGAAGGCTAAACACAAAAAGTGA
- the LOC107404476 gene encoding pentatricopeptide repeat-containing protein DOT4, chloroplastic: protein MKSFSQMQKWGLLPNSFTIVGLLVSVVVPQSVHGLIVKSGLESDLIVSTALLDAYAKYGNIFCSYKLFQRLDNPSLVSCNAIIAGFVYNELFEEAVSLFNRFRKSGMVPNVATILTLIQGLVALGLRTLCESIHGLVVKFGLSDISVNNSILDMYSSLKDLSATKKTFDMMGCKDIISWTTLIGLYVRLDYASDAFQLFGKMRESGIKYDVVVIMCLCSACGILGDLKKGKQIHAQAVIGGFGSEVAFTNSLISMYCKCGDLGSSRNVFYQTPVKSSISWSAIISAYLQNGCPGKGLDLWIKVRLEENFCLDSIMLVSGLITSGELAALELCLQLHSYAFQAGFSQYRSVQNTLISAYSKCGNIELAYYVFKEMAYLRDIVSWNIILYGCGINGRGEAALALYHEMRSSEEDPDGTTYLCVLNACSHSGLVDDGLMLLSCLVEENKIRLSQEHYGCVADLLARAGCLQEASEFANKLLEGTGPNVWRALLSGCQLHHNVALAELAARKVFEEDPQKSGQVVLLSNIYASSGRFEDAESLRWNLRLSGLVKDPGISFFNGIPYDFG from the coding sequence ATGAAATCGTTTTCCCAAATGCAAAAATGGGGCTTGCTTCCTAATTCTTTCACCATAGTTGGTCTTCTTGTTAGTGTTGTAGTACCACAATCAGTTCATGGACTAATTGTTAAGAGTGGGTTGGAGTCTGATTTGATTGTGAGCACTGCATTATTAGATGCATATGCGAAGTATggaaatattttttgttcttataaATTGTTCCAGAGATTGGATAACCCAAGTTTAGTTTCATGCAACGCGATTATTGCTGGCTTTGTATATAATGAGCTCTTTGAAGAGGCAGTCTCATTGTTTAATCGATTTAGGAAGTCTGGTATGGTACCTAATGTTGCAACAATATTGACTCTAATTCAGGGTCTTGTTGCTTTGGGGTTGAGAACACTTTGTGAATCCATCCATGGTTTAGTTGTAAAGTTTGGTCTTTCAGACATATCTGTGAATAATTCAATTCTTGATATGTATTCAAGTTTGAAGGACTTAAGTGCCACTAAAAAAACTTTTGACATGATGGGATGCAAAGATATTATCAGCTGGACTACTTTGATCGGTTTGTATGTTCGCCTTGATTATGCTTCTGATGCTTTTCAGCTCTTTGGTAAAATGAGAGAAAGTGGAATCAAATACGATGTAGTAGTCATTATGTGTCTGTGTTCTGCATGTGGGATTCTGGGAGATttgaagaaaggaaaacaaatcCACGCACAAGCTGtaattggtggatttggatCAGAAGTtgctttcacaaattctcttaTTTCAATGTACTGCAAGTGTGGTGACTTGGGGTCTTCAAGAAATGTTTTTTATCAAACACCGGTGAAGAGTTCAATTTCATGGTCCGCAATTATTTCTGCATATCTGCAAAACGGATGCCCAGGAAAGGGTTTGGATCTATGGATTAAAGTGAGACTGGAAGAAAACTTCTGTCTTGATTCAATAATGTTGGTGAGTGGCTTAATTACTTCAGGGGAACTTGCTGCTCTAGAGCTTTGCCTGCAGCTCCACAGCTATGCTTTTCAAGCTGGTTTCTCTCAATACAGGTCTGTCCAGAATACTCTCATATCAGCATACTCGAAGTGTGGGAATATAGAGCTTGCCTACTATGTCTTTAAGGAGATGGCTTACCTTCGTGACATTGTATCTTGGAATATCATTTTATATGGCTGTGGAATAAATGGTCGTGGAGAAGCTGCTCTTGCTCTTTACCATGAGATGAGAAGTAGCGAGGAAGATCCTGATGGCACAACCTACTTATGCGTTTTAAATGCTTGTAGTCACTCAGGTTTGGTAGATGATGGTTTGATGCTGTTAAGTTGTCTAGTGGAAGAGAATAAAATAAGGCTGAGCCAAGAGCACTATGGATGTGTGGCTGATTTGCTTGCACGAGCTGGCTGCTTGCAAGAGGCTAGTGAGTTTGCTAACAAATTATTAGAAGGCACAGGTCCAAATGTTTGGAGAGCATTGCTTAGTGGATGTCAGCTTCATCATAATGTGGCCCTTGCAGAACTTGCTGCAAGAAAGGTGTTTGAGGAGGATCCACAAAAATCTGGTCAAGTTGTGCTTCTCTCAAATATATATGCATCAAGTGGAAGGTTTGAGGATGCTGAATCATTAAGATGGAATCTGAGGTTGAGTGGATTGGTAAAAGATCCAGGAATTAGCTTTTTCAATGGGATCCCTTATGACTTTGGTTGA